One window from the genome of Streptomyces sp. NBC_00287 encodes:
- a CDS encoding peptidoglycan recognition protein family protein — translation MRGFLASSIGVTCAAALLLPPAPTAAAATTRPAPTAEAATRPGERPTPGHTESLPLATLPTTRATPTAPTAAEQGLPPKDVRRFSLVGVIWDDPDTELHGQVQVRTRATATGTWSDWQDLETHNAEHAADPDTAERTSGRVRGSTAPLWVGDSDGVEVRVRADQDRDPYANPLPRGLRLELVDPGQEADPLQPPTRAAAPQDAPQDAPQDAPANTMTAETAAASAANAELAPVGALEIPALTPDQTRTELLTLRGTELTPEQKVNPYIGPRPRIVTRRGWGANESWREKKFVYTKKVKAAFVHHTASGNGYKCSQAPSVIRGIYRYHVMSMGWRDIGYNFVVDKCGNIYEGRAGGVAKPVLGAHTLGFNTHSMGIALLGSHGSTKPPGAAVKAVARLTAWKLGLFGANPRGKTYLKSGGGNLYAKGRNVRLNVISGHRDAFATECPGWQMYRKLGTARTTAAKLQGR, via the coding sequence ATGCGTGGATTCCTTGCTTCCTCGATCGGTGTCACTTGCGCGGCCGCTCTCCTCCTTCCGCCGGCCCCAACCGCCGCCGCGGCGACCACGAGACCCGCGCCGACGGCGGAAGCGGCCACGAGACCCGGCGAGAGACCGACCCCGGGCCACACCGAGTCCCTCCCCCTGGCGACGCTCCCCACGACGAGAGCGACCCCCACGGCCCCGACCGCCGCCGAACAGGGTCTGCCCCCCAAAGACGTACGCCGCTTCTCCCTCGTAGGCGTCATCTGGGACGACCCGGACACAGAACTGCACGGCCAAGTCCAGGTCCGCACCCGCGCCACGGCCACCGGCACCTGGTCCGACTGGCAGGACCTCGAGACCCACAACGCCGAACACGCGGCCGACCCGGACACCGCGGAACGCACCTCGGGCCGGGTACGCGGCTCCACCGCCCCCCTGTGGGTGGGCGACTCGGACGGAGTGGAGGTACGAGTCAGAGCGGACCAGGACCGGGACCCGTACGCGAACCCCCTCCCGAGAGGCCTACGCCTGGAACTGGTCGACCCGGGCCAGGAGGCGGACCCCCTCCAGCCGCCCACCCGAGCGGCGGCTCCCCAGGACGCCCCCCAGGACGCCCCTCAGGACGCCCCCGCCAACACCATGACCGCCGAAACGGCAGCAGCCTCCGCCGCAAACGCCGAACTCGCCCCGGTGGGCGCGCTGGAGATCCCGGCCCTCACCCCCGACCAGACCCGCACCGAACTCCTCACCCTCCGCGGCACCGAACTGACGCCGGAACAGAAGGTGAATCCGTACATCGGCCCCCGCCCCCGCATCGTCACCCGCCGCGGCTGGGGAGCGAACGAGAGCTGGCGGGAGAAGAAATTCGTCTATACGAAGAAGGTGAAGGCGGCCTTCGTGCACCACACGGCGTCCGGCAACGGATACAAGTGCTCGCAGGCGCCCTCAGTCATCCGCGGTATCTACCGCTACCACGTGATGAGCATGGGCTGGCGGGACATCGGCTACAACTTCGTCGTCGACAAGTGCGGAAACATCTACGAGGGCCGCGCCGGTGGCGTGGCCAAGCCGGTCCTCGGCGCTCACACCCTCGGTTTCAACACGCACAGCATGGGGATCGCCCTCCTCGGCAGCCACGGCTCGACCAAGCCGCCCGGCGCCGCCGTGAAGGCCGTGGCACGGCTCACGGCCTGGAAGCTCGGTCTCTTCGGCGCCAATCCGCGCGGAAAGACATACCTGAAGTCCGGAGGTGGCAATCTCTACGCAAAAGGTAGGAACGTACGACTGAATGTGATCTCCGGCCACCGTGACGCCTTCGCCACGGAGTGCCCGGGCTGGCAGATGTACCGCAAGCTCGGCACGGCCCGCACCACGGCGGCCAAACTCCAGGGCCGCTGA
- a CDS encoding TIGR03089 family protein: protein MNATDRTPADLLTSALAADPGRPLVTFYDDATGERVELSVATFANWVAKTANLLQGDLGAGPGDRVALLLPAHWQTAVWLLACSSVGALADAGGADVAAADVVVSGPDTLDVARGCGGERVALALRPLGGRFAQVPAGFVDYAVEVPGQGDRFVPFSAVDPEEAALIVAGREFTGAEVVERARDEATGLGLTGPGSRILSGLSYDTWEGLNAGLFGALATGGSVVLCRNLSVLGEEALAKRIESERVTAVAR, encoded by the coding sequence GTGAATGCCACCGATCGCACCCCTGCCGACCTGCTGACTTCCGCGCTTGCTGCGGATCCTGGGCGTCCCCTGGTGACCTTCTACGACGATGCCACCGGGGAGCGTGTCGAATTGTCCGTGGCCACCTTCGCCAATTGGGTGGCCAAGACCGCGAACCTTCTCCAAGGGGATCTTGGTGCCGGGCCGGGGGATCGGGTGGCCTTGTTGCTGCCTGCGCACTGGCAGACGGCGGTGTGGTTGCTGGCCTGTTCGTCCGTGGGGGCCCTCGCGGATGCGGGTGGCGCGGATGTGGCTGCGGCCGATGTCGTGGTGAGTGGGCCGGACACACTGGATGTGGCGCGGGGGTGTGGTGGGGAGCGGGTTGCCTTGGCGCTACGGCCGTTGGGGGGGCGGTTTGCGCAGGTGCCTGCCGGGTTTGTGGATTACGCGGTGGAGGTGCCGGGGCAGGGGGATCGGTTTGTGCCGTTCTCGGCGGTGGATCCTGAGGAGGCGGCGTTGATTGTCGCTGGGCGGGAGTTCACGGGGGCGGAGGTTGTGGAGCGGGCGCGGGATGAGGCGACGGGGTTGGGGTTGACCGGGCCTGGGTCTCGGATTCTGTCGGGGTTGTCGTACGACACGTGGGAGGGGTTGAACGCCGGGTTGTTCGGGGCGTTGGCCACGGGGGGGTCGGTGGTGTTGTGCCGGAATCTTTCGGTGTTGGGGGAGGAAGCGTTGGCGAAGCGGATCGAGAGTGAGCGGGTCACGGCTGTGGCTCGGTGA
- a CDS encoding LCP family protein, which yields MTESGGGASGWGARASGTGLIRRRRRRWVRGVGLGVGLVVVGVLGVGWAVYVKLDGNITPDSAAAAELARYESERPTSLVKNAQNILVIGSDSRSGDENRRYGRDPGSERSDTTILLHLSAGRRSATAVSVPRDLMVDVPACLRPDGTRTDPTFAMFNYAFQTGGSACSIRTVEKLTGVRIDHHMVVDFRGFKDMVDAVGGVEVCLKAPINDKAAKLRLPAGRVTLDGEQALGYVRARKSLGNGSDTDRMDRQQRFLGALVNKVQSNDVLLNPVRLYPVLDAATSSLTTDPDLASLRGLYQLVRGVRDIPTERVQFLTVPRESYVYNSNRDQLVEPEAERLFERLRTDTPVEVSQKGRSGASEAGADDKRTPSRASSSPAPTFRGNTAAQEGCG from the coding sequence GTGACCGAGAGTGGAGGTGGGGCCTCGGGGTGGGGGGCCCGGGCCAGTGGGACGGGGCTTATACGTCGGCGTCGGCGGCGTTGGGTTCGGGGGGTTGGGCTTGGGGTGGGTCTGGTGGTTGTGGGTGTCCTTGGGGTCGGGTGGGCTGTTTATGTGAAGCTCGATGGGAACATCACGCCTGACAGTGCCGCCGCTGCCGAGCTCGCTCGGTATGAGAGTGAGCGGCCTACCTCGCTCGTCAAGAACGCTCAGAATATTTTGGTGATCGGGTCCGACTCCCGGTCCGGTGACGAGAACCGGCGCTATGGGCGGGACCCGGGAAGCGAGCGGTCCGACACCACGATCCTGTTGCATCTGTCTGCCGGGCGGCGCAGCGCCACCGCCGTTTCGGTGCCCCGGGATCTCATGGTCGACGTGCCGGCCTGTCTACGGCCCGACGGGACACGTACCGACCCCACGTTCGCCATGTTCAACTACGCCTTCCAGACGGGCGGTTCCGCGTGCAGCATCCGTACCGTCGAGAAGCTCACCGGCGTGCGGATCGACCATCACATGGTCGTCGACTTTCGGGGGTTCAAGGACATGGTCGATGCCGTCGGAGGCGTTGAGGTTTGTCTGAAGGCGCCTATCAATGACAAGGCCGCCAAACTTCGGCTTCCCGCCGGGCGCGTCACTCTCGACGGGGAGCAGGCCCTTGGGTACGTGCGTGCCCGTAAGTCCCTGGGCAACGGCAGTGACACCGACCGCATGGACCGCCAGCAACGCTTTCTCGGCGCCCTCGTCAACAAGGTGCAGAGCAATGACGTACTGCTGAATCCGGTGCGGTTGTATCCCGTTCTCGATGCCGCGACTTCCTCGCTCACGACCGACCCGGATCTTGCCAGCTTGCGCGGTTTGTACCAACTCGTCCGCGGTGTGCGCGACATCCCCACCGAACGTGTGCAATTTCTGACCGTTCCCCGGGAGTCGTATGTCTACAACTCCAATCGCGACCAGCTCGTGGAACCCGAAGCTGAAAGGCTGTTCGAGCGTTTGCGCACCGACACGCCCGTCGAAGTCAGTCAAAAGGGTCGCTCGGGAGCGAGTGAAGCGGGCGCCGACGACAAGCGCACTCCCTCTCGCGCCTCCTCCTCCCCCGCCCCCACCTTCCGCGGAAACACCGCCGCCCAGGAGGGCTGCGGGTAA
- a CDS encoding LCP family protein, translating into MDAQSRGRAENIDPADQWVLNPNTGEYELRLSPSAAQSAIPTPRRAASRTATPVRAPRPGREVPPPRRRRGVPEEPLPGRRSRRPQKKTSKVKKFLLWTGGSMAFLLVATAGAGYLYLEHLNDNIDSVPDDGASTGGFNKDQAINILLIGTDKRTGSGNEGYGDSGSVGHADTTILLHVSKDRSNATALSIPRDLIVDIPDCPTTQEDGSKKVINGSSGVRFNTSLGQGGRTPSCTMRTVTELTGITPDNFMVADFNAVKTLTSAVGGVEVCLAKDIDDPDSHLKLSKGTHTIEGEEALAFLRTRHSVGFGGDLSRIGLQQQFLSSLMRKLKSNDTLSSPTKMVKLAEAGTKALTVDSQLDSIGKLKDLGLELGKLNTKNLTFTTVPVIDNPAETVKSTVVVNESTAPEVFDMIKNDVSFTEVKAQKKKEAAAVAARLKGTKADASEVRVRILNGGAESGSAQQQLAWLQTEAGVTKSENAGNADAEQAKTTLEYAPEQAAEARRLADIMGLSGSAMKPGESVTNSQGLPTMTLILGKDFKGAGVKLTGSSSGKTPEGVDKSTADQVECAK; encoded by the coding sequence GTGGACGCGCAAAGCCGTGGGCGGGCGGAGAACATCGATCCCGCAGACCAGTGGGTGCTCAATCCGAACACTGGCGAATACGAACTGCGACTGAGCCCATCCGCAGCGCAGTCGGCGATTCCGACCCCCCGTAGAGCCGCCTCCCGGACCGCGACGCCGGTGCGCGCACCGCGTCCGGGACGTGAGGTTCCGCCGCCCCGCCGGCGGCGCGGTGTGCCCGAGGAGCCCCTTCCCGGGCGGCGCTCGCGGCGGCCCCAGAAGAAGACCTCCAAGGTCAAGAAGTTCCTGTTGTGGACCGGCGGCAGCATGGCGTTTCTGCTCGTCGCCACCGCGGGGGCCGGGTATCTCTACCTGGAGCACCTCAACGACAACATCGACTCCGTCCCGGACGACGGCGCCAGCACCGGTGGCTTCAACAAGGACCAGGCCATCAACATCCTGCTGATCGGCACCGACAAGCGCACCGGCTCCGGCAACGAGGGCTACGGCGACTCCGGCAGCGTCGGGCACGCCGACACCACGATCCTGCTGCATGTCTCCAAGGACCGGTCGAACGCCACCGCGCTCAGCATTCCGCGCGACCTCATCGTCGACATCCCGGACTGTCCGACCACTCAGGAGGACGGGTCCAAGAAGGTCATCAACGGGTCGAGCGGTGTGCGCTTCAACACCAGCCTCGGGCAGGGCGGCCGTACGCCGAGCTGCACCATGCGGACCGTGACCGAGCTGACCGGGATCACCCCGGACAACTTCATGGTCGCCGACTTCAACGCGGTCAAGACGCTGACCAGCGCGGTCGGCGGGGTCGAGGTGTGTCTGGCCAAGGACATCGACGACCCGGACTCGCATCTGAAGCTGTCCAAGGGCACGCACACCATCGAGGGCGAGGAGGCGCTGGCGTTTCTGCGCACCCGGCACTCCGTGGGCTTCGGCGGCGACCTGAGCCGGATCGGGCTGCAACAGCAGTTCCTGAGCTCGCTGATGCGCAAGCTGAAGTCCAACGACACGCTCTCCAGCCCGACGAAGATGGTGAAGCTGGCGGAGGCGGGCACCAAGGCGCTCACCGTCGACTCCCAGCTCGACAGCATCGGCAAGCTGAAGGACCTGGGTCTGGAGCTGGGCAAGCTCAACACCAAGAACCTGACGTTCACCACGGTGCCCGTGATCGACAACCCGGCCGAGACGGTGAAGTCGACCGTTGTCGTCAACGAGTCGACGGCCCCCGAGGTCTTCGACATGATCAAGAACGATGTGTCGTTCACCGAGGTCAAGGCGCAGAAGAAGAAGGAAGCAGCCGCCGTCGCCGCCCGCCTGAAGGGCACCAAGGCCGACGCCTCCGAGGTGCGCGTCCGCATCCTCAACGGCGGCGCGGAGTCCGGCAGCGCCCAGCAGCAACTCGCCTGGCTCCAGACCGAGGCGGGCGTCACCAAGTCCGAGAACGCGGGCAACGCGGACGCGGAACAGGCCAAGACAACCCTTGAATACGCGCCCGAACAGGCCGCTGAGGCACGGCGGTTGGCGGACATCATGGGTCTTTCCGGGTCGGCCATGAAACCCGGCGAGAGTGTCACCAACTCCCAGGGCCTGCCCACGATGACGCTGATCCTGGGCAAGGACTTCAAGGGAGCGGGTGTGAAGCTCACCGGGTCGTCGTCGGGGAAGACCCCCGAGGGCGTCGACAAGTCCACCGCGGATCAGGTCGAGTGCGCCAAGTGA
- a CDS encoding LCP family protein encodes MDAGRGRSENIDPADQWVLNPNTGEYELRLSPSAPQSPRSPQSPVPGPRRRPAPGPDAGTARPTAVPGRQVPPQRRRRAEPEEPPGRRGRRPGKSKAKKALLWTGGTMAFVLLAAATGGYLYLKHLEGNVDTIDVGDAGASSFKKDEAFNILIIGTDKRTGAGNEGYGDKGSTGHADTTILLHVAKDRSNATALSIPRDLIVDIPECDATLEDGTKEPVSGNQGVRFNRSLGESGRDPGCTMRTVKEFSGIQVDHFMMADFNAVKTLTTAVDGVDICLEHAVNDDDSKLNLPEGESTVEGEEALAFLRTRKSFGNSGDLDRIKAQQQFLGSLMRKMSSSDTLTSPTKLLKLAEAATEALTVDKAIGKVGTLKDLALELKKVPTKNITFTTVPVKDNPAEVVKATVVVNETAPQVFDMIKNDVSFTEVKAQEKKEKAAVAARLKGTKADASEVRVRILNGGAESGSAQDQLTYLQTQAGVSKSENAGNADAEQAKTTLEYAPDQADQARRLADIMGLSGSALKPGESELNAQGLPTMTLILGKDFKGAGVKLNASSVKTPDVEKSTADKVECSG; translated from the coding sequence GTGGACGCAGGCCGTGGGCGGTCGGAGAACATCGACCCCGCAGACCAATGGGTACTCAATCCGAACACCGGCGAATACGAACTGCGACTGAGCCCTTCCGCACCGCAGTCGCCGAGGTCACCGCAGTCGCCCGTCCCCGGTCCGCGCAGACGTCCCGCGCCCGGTCCGGACGCAGGCACCGCCAGACCCACGGCCGTACCCGGCCGCCAGGTGCCGCCGCAGCGCAGACGTCGGGCCGAGCCCGAGGAGCCGCCGGGGCGGCGCGGGCGCAGGCCCGGCAAGTCGAAGGCGAAGAAGGCGCTGCTGTGGACCGGCGGCACGATGGCGTTCGTGCTCCTCGCCGCCGCCACCGGCGGCTACCTCTACCTCAAGCACCTCGAGGGCAACGTCGACACGATCGACGTCGGTGACGCGGGCGCGAGCAGCTTCAAGAAGGACGAGGCCTTCAACATCCTGATCATCGGCACCGACAAGCGCACCGGTGCGGGCAATGAGGGCTACGGCGACAAGGGCAGCACCGGCCACGCCGACACCACGATCCTGCTGCATGTCGCCAAGGACCGGTCGAACGCGACCGCGCTCAGCATTCCGCGCGATCTCATCGTCGACATCCCAGAGTGCGATGCGACGTTGGAGGACGGCACCAAGGAGCCCGTCTCCGGGAATCAGGGCGTCCGCTTCAATCGCAGTCTCGGGGAGAGCGGCCGGGACCCCGGCTGCACCATGCGCACGGTCAAGGAGTTCAGCGGCATCCAGGTCGACCACTTCATGATGGCCGACTTCAACGCCGTGAAGACGCTGACGACGGCCGTGGACGGGGTCGACATCTGTCTGGAGCACGCCGTCAACGACGACGACTCCAAACTGAATCTGCCCGAGGGCGAGTCGACGGTGGAGGGCGAGGAAGCGCTCGCCTTCCTTCGTACCCGCAAGAGCTTCGGCAACAGCGGTGACCTGGACCGGATCAAGGCGCAGCAGCAGTTCCTGGGCTCGCTGATGCGCAAGATGTCCTCCAGCGACACCCTCACCAGCCCGACGAAGCTGCTGAAGCTGGCCGAGGCGGCCACCGAGGCGCTGACCGTGGACAAGGCCATAGGGAAGGTGGGCACGCTCAAGGACCTGGCCCTGGAGCTGAAGAAGGTGCCGACGAAGAACATCACCTTCACCACGGTCCCGGTGAAGGACAATCCGGCCGAGGTCGTGAAGGCGACGGTCGTCGTCAACGAGACGGCGCCCCAGGTCTTCGACATGATCAAGAACGATGTGTCGTTCACCGAGGTCAAGGCGCAGGAGAAGAAGGAGAAGGCCGCCGTCGCCGCCCGCCTGAAGGGCACCAAGGCCGACGCCTCCGAGGTGCGCGTCCGCATCCTCAACGGCGGCGCGGAATCCGGCAGCGCCCAGGACCAGCTCACATATCTCCAGACGCAGGCGGGCGTGAGCAAGTCCGAGAACGCGGGCAACGCGGACGCGGAACAGGCGAAGACGACCCTTGAGTACGCTCCTGACCAGGCAGATCAGGCGCGCCGGCTGGCGGACATCATGGGTCTGTCCGGCTCCGCGCTCAAGCCCGGCGAGAGCGAGCTCAACGCTCAGGGTCTGCCGACGATGACATTGATCCTGGGCAAGGACTTCAAGGGGGCGGGCGTGAAGCTCAACGCCTCCTCGGTGAAGACGCCGGACGTGGAGAAATCGACGGCTGACAAGGTTGAGTGCTCCGGTTGA
- a CDS encoding LCP family protein, with translation MARGWGGSTGKGGEDGEVTQSSVREAEPAAEAGGGEGRGGHRRGGPRRGRRIMKWSATVLTVLIVGTAGAGYLYYRHLNGNIKHDDLNLGDSKVAKPTPNAAGQTPLNILLIGSDARDTKENQKLGGAKETFGTPPRADVQMLLHLSADRSNMSVISMPRDTLVQIPKCTDPDDDEVYPASNGRVATNQSLRHGGPGCTVATWQELTGIHIDHFIMVDFAGVVSMADAIGGVPVCVDANIESRDSQGHGSGLKLEEGTHPVKGEQALQWLRTRYGFEDGSDLARAKAQHMYMSSMVRQLRENATLSNPLKLRRLAEEATDALTVDPGLDDVKKLFDLSNELRKVKPERITMATMPNRYVGAQVEPTEDAEQLFRLVREDIALDGKGKKKAKTEEKVSDDPAAADGEIAVQVQNGTSSDTLGAVSGRANTVTGLLQEEGFTQAVADQSTLLSEDRTLVRYPSADLEGDAQRVAKSLGIPLSSVKRSTEVTGVTLVVGADWREGTAYRAPKQDDKMPDADKALNGADEEACMHVNPAFTF, from the coding sequence ATGGCGCGCGGGTGGGGCGGTTCGACCGGCAAGGGTGGGGAGGACGGGGAAGTGACGCAGAGCAGTGTGCGGGAGGCCGAGCCAGCCGCCGAAGCAGGGGGCGGGGAGGGGCGGGGCGGGCACCGCAGAGGGGGCCCGAGGCGTGGGCGGCGGATCATGAAATGGTCCGCGACCGTCCTCACCGTCCTGATAGTCGGCACGGCCGGCGCCGGGTATCTCTACTACCGGCATCTGAACGGCAACATCAAGCACGACGACCTGAACCTGGGGGACAGCAAGGTCGCCAAGCCGACGCCGAACGCCGCCGGGCAGACCCCGCTGAACATCCTGCTCATCGGCTCGGACGCGCGGGACACCAAGGAGAACCAGAAGCTCGGCGGCGCCAAGGAGACCTTCGGTACGCCGCCGCGGGCGGATGTGCAGATGCTGCTGCACCTGTCGGCCGACCGCTCCAACATGTCGGTCATCAGCATGCCCCGCGACACCCTCGTACAGATCCCCAAGTGCACCGATCCGGACGACGACGAGGTGTACCCGGCGAGCAACGGGCGGGTGGCGACCAACCAGAGCCTGAGGCACGGCGGTCCGGGCTGCACGGTGGCCACCTGGCAGGAGCTCACCGGCATCCACATCGACCACTTCATCATGGTCGACTTCGCGGGCGTGGTGTCGATGGCGGACGCCATAGGCGGCGTCCCGGTGTGCGTGGACGCCAACATCGAGTCCCGCGACAGCCAGGGCCACGGCTCCGGTCTGAAGCTGGAGGAGGGCACGCACCCGGTCAAGGGCGAGCAGGCCCTCCAGTGGCTGCGCACCCGCTACGGCTTCGAGGACGGCAGCGACCTCGCCCGCGCCAAGGCTCAGCACATGTACATGAGTTCGATGGTCCGGCAGCTGCGCGAGAACGCCACCCTCAGCAACCCGCTGAAGCTGCGCCGGCTCGCCGAGGAGGCCACCGACGCGCTCACGGTCGACCCCGGTCTGGACGACGTCAAGAAGCTCTTCGACCTCAGCAACGAGCTGCGGAAGGTGAAGCCGGAGCGCATCACCATGGCCACGATGCCGAACCGGTACGTGGGCGCGCAGGTGGAGCCCACCGAGGACGCCGAGCAGTTGTTCCGGCTGGTGCGTGAGGACATCGCGCTGGACGGCAAGGGCAAGAAGAAGGCGAAGACCGAGGAGAAGGTCTCCGACGATCCGGCGGCGGCCGATGGCGAGATCGCTGTCCAGGTCCAGAACGGCACCAGCAGCGACACCCTGGGCGCGGTCAGTGGGCGGGCGAACACGGTGACCGGGCTGCTCCAGGAGGAGGGCTTCACACAGGCGGTCGCCGACCAGTCGACACTCCTCAGCGAGGACCGTACCCTCGTCCGCTACCCGAGCGCGGACCTGGAGGGCGACGCCCAGCGGGTCGCCAAGTCCCTGGGGATCCCGCTGAGTTCGGTGAAGCGCTCCACGGAGGTCACCGGCGTGACGCTCGTCGTCGGCGCGGACTGGCGCGAGGGTACGGCGTACCGGGCACCGAAGCAGGACGACAAGATGCCCGACGCCGACAAGGCCCTCAACGGCGCCGACGAGGAGGCCTGTATGCACGTGAACCCGGCCTTCACGTTCTAG